Part of the Desulfolutivibrio sulfoxidireducens genome is shown below.
TTTCCCATTGCGTTTTTTTTCAGAATGTCTATACTTCATGGTTCACCGTACGTTAAAAAAATAATTTTTTCCTGGTTTCCACTTTTTCCGTTGAATCGGATGAAAGGGATATCCAGCGACGCGCGACTTCCGTTCAGAAATATGCGGGCGACCCTCGGCGTCTGTTCTCGTGGCCCCGCTTTTGGGCCACAGCCGGGCGGATCGGCCGAGGACTGACGAAAAATGGAATTTGCTCGTTTCTTGCATATTCCCCTGTGCCGTATCGGTGGTCGGGCCACGTCCGGCCCGGGCGGCAACCTTCTGCAAGGATGAGAACATGTTGACCTGTGTGGCGTCCTTTGATCAATGCGGGGAACCGACGACGTTGCGTATCCTGGTCGTCGAGGATGACCCGAATCACCGCAAACTGGCCCGGCAGGTCCTCGAAGACTATGGTCACGAGGTCACTGACGCCGATGACGGCGTGGAGGCCCTGGCCTTCCTGGCCAGCCGTGATTTCGACCTCGTGGTCCTGGACATGCGCCTTCCGGGCATGGACGGCCGGGAATTCATCCGGCACGTGCGGCATTCCAAAAGAGAGTATGCCGATATCCCCATCATCGTCATGACCGGGTACGGCCTGGGCCAGCACCGGGACCTTTTCAAGCGCTACGACATCCGCGATTACCTGGACAAGCCCTACGACAGCGACCTCCTCCTGGATCGGGTACACCATTACCATTCCCGGGCCTGACCAGTCCCGACCCTCTTTTTTGCGCTCCTTCGGTCCTTGCCTCCAGGCGCGCGGGACCGGCCCGCCCATGCCGCTCCGGAAGCGTTGCTCCCGCCCGGCGCGGATGCGGTGCGGCCCGGTCGCGTCCTGTGCAATTGACAAGCCCTGGCTTCTTTTTTAAGCCCCGAAATTCTTCTTGTTCCTCATCCACCATCAACGTCCCTGGAGTCCCTCTCATGCAAAAAACCGTCTATTTCATCGAGGGCGACGGCATCGGCCCCGAGGTCTGGCGGGCCGCCCGGCCGGTCATCGACGCGGCGGCCACGGCCGCCTACGGCACGTCCCGTTCCCTCGCCTGGACCGAGCTTCTGGCCGGTGAAAAGGCCTACAAAGAGACCGGGGAATATCTGCCCCAGGCCACCCTGGACGCCCTGGCCACGGCGGAGTTGGCCATGAAGGGCCCCCTGGGCACCCCTGTGGGCGGCGGCATCCGCAGCCTCAACGTGACCCTGCGCCAGGTCCTGGACCTCTACGCCTGCATCCGGCCCATCCGCTACTTCGGCGGCATCGAATCCCCGGTCAAGCACCCGGAGAAGGTGGACATGATCATCTTTCGGGAGAACACCGAGGACGTCTACGCCGGCATCGAATACGCCGCCGGGACCCCCCAGGCCAGAAAGCTCCTGGAATTTCTGCGCGACGAACTCGGGGCCAAGGTGGATACGGCCGCCGGCGTGGGCATCAAGCCCATGACCGAGGCCGGCTGCAAGCGACTGGTGCGCAAGGCCCTCAAGCACGCCGTGGACGCCGGCCGTCCGAGCGTGACCCTGGTGCACAAGGGCAATATCATGAAGTTCACCGAGGGCGCGTTCCGGGCCTGGGGCTACGAGGTGGCCAAGACCGAATTCGGCGAGAAGACCATGACCGAGGACGAGGCCGCCGCCGGCGGAGACAAGCCCATCGTCATAAAAGACCGCATCGCCGACAACATGTTCCAGGTGGCGCTCATGGAACCCGAAAAATACAGCGTCATCGCCACCACGAACTTAAACGGCGACTACATCTCCGACGCCCTGGCCGCCCAGGTCGGCGGACTGGGGCTGGCCCCGGGCGTGAACATGAGCGACACCCTGGCCTTTTTCGAGGCCACCCACGGCACCGCGCCGCGCATCGCCGGAAAGGACATGGCCAACCCGGGCAGCCTCATCCTGTGCGGGGCCATGCTCTTTGAACACCTCGGCTGGAACGAGGCCGCCGACCGTATTTACGGGGCGGTGAACAAGGTCCTGGCCTCCAGGCAGGTCACTGTGGATTTGGCCGGACAGATGCCCGGGGCCACCGTCGTGGGCTGCGCCCGGTTCGGGGAGCTTTTGGGGGAGAAGATGTAGGAAGAGAGGAGAGGAGGAGAGCCTCCGGCGGCCAGGGGGGAACCTTTTTTGAAAAAAAGGTTCCCCCCCGGACCCCCCTCCAAAAAACTCTGGCGCGCTTCGCGGGGAGGGATGGGATGCTCGTTGTCGGCGTGGATACCGGGGGCACATTTACAGATTTGATTGTCCATGCCGGGGAAGGGGAGGCGGGACGGTTCGTCGCGGTCAAGGTTCCCTCCACCCCGGACGATCCGGCCCGGGCGATCCTGGAGGGATTGGAACGCCTGAAAGACATGGGGCTGCCGGTCCCGGACCGGGTGGTACACGGCTCCACCGTGGCCACCAACGCCGTCCTGGAACGGAAAGGGGCCAAAACCGCCCTGGTGGCCACCAGGGGATTCTCCGACGTCATCGCCATCGGCCGCCAGAACCGGACCGACCTCTACGATCCCGCCTACCGGCGCGCCCCCTGCATCGTGCCGGATGCCCTGCGGTTCGAGGCGCCGGGACGGGTTTTGGCGGATAAATCGCGGCGCGAGATCCTGTCTTCGGACGCCGCCCGGACCATCGCCGCCCGGGTGGCCGCCTCCGGGGCCGAATCCGTGGCCGTGTGCCTGCTTTTTTCCTTTCTCGATCCGGCCGACGAACGGCTTCTCGGGCGCGAACTGGCCGCGCGTGGACTGGCCGTATCCCTGTCCCACGAGATCATGCGCGAATTCCGGGAGTTCGAGCGGACCTCGACCACCGCCGTCAACGCCTACGTCTCGCCGCTGATGGCCCGGTATCTCACACGCCTGCACGGCGGCCTCGGAAAAAACGCGGGGCTTTGCGTCATGCAGTCCAGCGGCGGCATCATCACCGCCTCCACGGCCATGCGCCAGTCCGTGCGCACCATCCTGTCCGGCCCGGCCGGAGGCGTCACCGCCGCCATGGCCGTGGCCCGGGAGACGGGATACGACCGGCTCATCACCTTCGATATGGGCGGCACCTCCACCGACGTGGCCCTTTTGGACAAATCCCCGGTCATGACCACCGAGACCGTGGTCTCGGGCTATCCGGTGACCATCCCCATGATCGACATCCATACCGTGGGCGCGGGAGGCGGCTCTCTGGCGGCCTTCGACGCGGCCGGGGCGTTGACCGTGGGGCCGAGAAGCGCCGGGGCCGATCCCGGGCCGGCCTGTTACGGCCGGGGAGAGGGCCTGACGGTCACCGACGCCAACCTGGTTCTGGGCCGCATCGTGCCGGAGATGTTTCTGGGCGGCGGCATGCCCCTTTTCCCTGATCGGGCCATGAAGCTCATGACCGACATGGCCGCCTTGCGGGGCATGGACGCGCTCGAACTGGCCGAAGGCATCGTGGCCGTGGCCGAGGCGGCCATGGAGCGGGCCATCCGGGTCATCTCGGTTGAGCGCGGGCACGATCCGGCGGAGTTTGCCCTTGTGTGCTTCGGCGGGGCGGGGGGGCTGCATGCCGTGTCCCTGGCCCGGTCCCTGGGCATGCGCCGGGTGGTCGTGCCGCCGCATCCCGGGCTTTTCTCGGCCCTGGGCATGCTTTTGGCGGACATCTCCAGGGACTTTTCGGCCACGGTCATGCTGGAATGGGATCAGGCCTCTGCCGAGGTCATCGAGGCCCGTTTTTCCGCCATGGAGGAGCGCGCCGGGCGCGAGTTGGAAACCGAGGGGGCCGCCCCTGGAGACGTGGAGTTGGAACGGTCCGTGGACATGCGCTACCGGGGGCAGTCCTTCGAACTCAACGTGCCCTTTTGTCCGGACATGGTCGCGGCCTTCAACGACCTGCACGAGAAGACCTACGGCTACAAGACCCCGGGCCGGCCCGTGCAATGCGTCACCCTGCGGGTGCGCGCCACGGCCCGTACGGACAAGCCGGGGCTGCCCCGCGACGACGCCCTGCCCGGACAGGGGCTTTCGCCTCCCGTCGAGGGGCAACGCGCGATATTCCATCAGGGACGGCATCTGTCTTGCGCGTTGTATGCCCGAAACCGGTTTGTGCCCGGCCATGCCTTCGCGGGCCCGGCCGTGGTGGCCGAGGATTCCGCCACCAGCTACCTGCCGCCCGGGACGTCGGCCCTGGTGGACGCCCTTGGCAATCTGGTCATTGACACGGGGGAACGGCCATGACCGATCCGCGCGATCCGCTTGTCCTCGACGTCTTTCGCAACCGCTTTGCCGCCGTGGCCGAGGAGATGGGCGTGACGCTCATGCGCACGGCCTATTCGCCCAACATCAAGGAGCGCCGCGACTATTCCTGCGCCGTGTTCGACGCCGCCGGGGACATGGTGGCCCAGGCCGCGCACATCCCTGTGCATCTGGGGGCCATGCCCCTGTCGGTCAAGGCCGTCCTGGCCGAAAAGACCTTCGCCCCCGGCGACATGGTCATGGTCAACGACCCCTTCCGGGGCGGCACGCATCTGCCGGACATCACGCTGGTGGCCCCGGTCTTCGCGGACGGAGACCGGCCGGTCTTTTACGTGGCCAACCGGGCGCATCACAGCGATGTGGGCGGCATGGCCGCCGGGTCCATGCCGCTTTCGACCTCGCTTTTCCAGGAAGGGATCGTCATCCCGCCTGTGACCGTGGTCCGGGGCGGGGTCATGGACCGGGAACTCATGGACTTTTTTCTGGCCAACGTGCGCACCCCCGTGGAGCGCGAGGGCGATTTCGCGGCCCAGATCATGGCCAACCTGACCGGCGCGAAACGGCTTTCGGAGATGATCGAAAGGTTCGGCCGCGAGAGGACGGCGCATCAGGCGGCGCGGCTTCTGGACCATGCCGAGGCGCTCGCCCGGGCGGCCATCCGCGAGGTGCCGGACGGCGTCCACGAGGCCTGTGACCTGCTCGACGACGACGGCGCGGGAGGCGCGGACATCGCGGTGCGCCTGCGCCTGACCATCCGGGGTGACGGGATGGAGTTCGATTTCACCGGGTCGGACCCCCAGGCCGCCGGGTGCGTCAACGCCACCCGGGCCATCGCCGTGTCGTGCGTGCTCTACGCCGTGCGCTGTCTGGTGGCCAAGGACGTGCCGGTCAACGCGGGGCTTACCCGGCCCATCCATATCGTCACCCGGCCGGGAAGCATCGTCGATGCGGCATTTCCGGCGGCCGTGGCCGGGGGCAACGTGGAGACCTCGCAACGGTTGGTGGACGTGATTTTTTTGGCCATGAGTCAGGCCTTGCCGGGCAAGGTTCCGGCGGCGTCGCAGGGCACCATGAATAACGTGGCCGTGGGGGGCGTCGATGCGCGCACCGGCGCGCCGTTCGCCTACTACGAGACCCTGGCCGGGGGCATGGGTGCGGGCGCGGCCGGGCCTGGGGAAAGCGCCGTGCACAGCCACATGACCAATACGCTCAATACGCCTGTGGAGGCCCTGGAATACGCCTATCCGCTGGTGGTCCGGGAATATGGGCTTCGCCGGGGCTCGGGCGGGGAAGGGCGGCACCCTGGCGGCGACGGGCTGTGCCGGGAACTGGAATTTCTGTCTCCGGCCGAGGTCACGGTGTTGTCCGAACGTCGGCGGCATCCGCCGTATGGCTTATCCGGCGGCGCGCCCGGGGCCACGGGGCGAAATGTGCTGATCCATGACGGCGAGGCCCGGGAACTGCCCGGCAAGTGCCATTTCACGGCCGTGAAGGGCGATAGGCTGCGGGTGGAGACGCCGGGCGGGGGAGGGTATGGGGAAAAACACTACTTGGTATATTCTGAGAATAAACTGTCACGCTGTGATTAGTTAAGGGATATCTTTGCTCGGAGGAAATTTGTTGAAATAAAATTGTTGGAATTTTTCAAATTCAGAGAGAGCTTCCGGAAGACTTGGGAACAATCTGGAATCAAAGTACAAATTCAAAATTATCGCATCACTTGTCATAATTTTCAAGGCGGTAAAAATATACGACATCATTTCGTCAATATGCAATGATTTAAAAGGAACAATAACGCTCGAGTTGTCTTTTGTAACTAAATGTAGGCTTTCAAGGGCTCGAAGGTTGTTGTGAACATGTAGTGATAAAGGCCTGTACAACGCACTGTATAAGGGGGTTAGTCCGATAGTGTCGAATTTTTTTTCAATATTTGATTTATATTTTTTAAGATCCTCGAGAAGTTTTTTTAATTCAGATTTTTTTGCATTATGCTTGTCTTGGTCGATATACTCTGCATATTCATCGATTTCTTCCAAAGATATTAAGAGTTGTAATGTTCTATTGCATGCCTCGTAGTCAATTTGTTTTGTTTTGTTGATGTCTTTTGTCAAATTTATGAATTGAATATGAGCCTCAATAAGAATTCTAAGCAAAGGTTGAATTGCACAATATATTGAATTTGAAATATTGTTTAAAATTGCGTCCGATAATGTGATGATCCTTGTGAATAATATTAATAAATATTTGTCAATTTTTATATGTTCTGATGTAATATCGAATGTGCAATCTTTTAATATGTAGCCAATTGCAGTCTTATATGACTGTATAGCTGAGTTTATCGTGAGATTATTTTTATCTGGCATGGTTGTGTTTTGTTATTGATGATGATTTTTGTTTAAATTGCATGAGTATGAATTGGTTATTAATAAGATATTTGTCTTCCAAAGAGTTTAGTACTAACATAAATTATAATTTAAAAAATCACACCCCACATCATCTTCGTCGCCGTGGCGATGAGAAACACGGCAAATATTTTCTTGAGCACCGGCACGGGCAGCTTATGCGCCAGCCTGGCCCCGAACGGCGCGGTCAGCATGCTGAACACCGCGATCCCGATGAGCGCCGGGATGGAGACGAAGCCCAGGCTCGGGGCGGGCAGCCCCGCCACGCTCCACCCGTTGACGATGTACCCCACGGTCCCGGCCACGGCGATGGGAAACCCGATGGCCGCCGAGGTCCCGATGGCGTGATGCATGGGCAGGTTGCACCAGGTCATAAACGGCACCGACAGCGTACCGCCGCCGATCCCCACCAGACTCGAGATCACGCCGATGAACCCGCCCATGCCGAGCATGCCCGCCGTGCCGGGCAGGGTCCGCGACGGCTTGGGCTTTAAGTTTAAAAGCATCTGGATGGCGACGTAATACAGGAAGCAGGCGAAAAAGGCCGTCAGGAACGTGCCCGACAGGGCGGCCGCCAGATACGTGCCGCCGAAGGTGCCGATCAGGATTCCCGGGGTGATGGCCTTGACGATGTCCCAGTGCACCGCGCCCCGGCGATGATGCGCCCGGAAGCTGGAGATGGAGGTGAACATGATGCTGGCCAACGAGGTGCCCAGCGCCATCTTCATGACAAATTCCGGGGGGAATCCCTGGGTGGTGAACAGGAAAACAAGGACCGGGACCACCACGATGCCGCCGCCCACGCCCAGAAGGCCGGCGATGATGCCGGCGACCGCGCCGAAAAGGGGATAGAGAAGATACGAGAACATGAGACGTCCTTTATGGTGCGTGGCGCCGCCGGTGCATCCGGCAAGCGGCCCCACGTCTGTGAAAGCTGGAAGAGTGGGGTAAAATGTTTCGAGGGGGGCGTCAACGTGACGATTCCGTCGGGTCCTTTGGCCGTATCGGGGGAACGCCAGGGCGGGGTGGGTGTGAAAGGAAAGTTTTTTTCTTAAGTATTTCAGGATGATTTTTGTAAATTTTGGTCCCAGGTCTTCCCTTTTCAGGTTTTGTCTTATATTATCCTTCATTTTCCTCAGCCGGAAATCGCGGTGTTCTGGTCGGACGCCGCTTCTCTTCTAACGCACGCAAACCGTCGGACGGGAAAACCACCTCGTCCCGGACGGAAACCCCAGGAGGATCGCCTTGGAATATAACGTCATCGCCGTGTCTCCCGTAAAAACCAAAGTCGAGGTCAAGGTCCCGGCCGAGGAGGCCAACGCCGCCCTGAGCGCCACTGTGGCCATCTATCGCCAGAAGGCGGATTTCAAGGGATTCCGCAAGGGCAAGGTCCCCTCCAGCGTGGTGGAATCGCGCTTTCGCAAGGAGATCGTGGGCGAGGCCACCAATGATCTGATGAACGTGCATATCAACGAGATCATGGCCGAACTCAAAAAATCCCCGTTCTCGCGCATCGACGTGGATGCCGGCGAACTGGCCAAGGGCGAGGCCTTTGCCTACACCTTCGAGTTCGAGCATGCCGCGGCGTTTGATCTGCCGCCGTATATAGGCCTTGAGGTGGAGGAGGAAGAGGTCGAGGTGTCCGAATCGGACATCGAGGCCGTGATCCAGCGCATTCGGGGGAACCTGGCCGATCTGACGCCGCTTGCCGACAACCGGCCGGCCAAGGACGGCGAGGTGGTCTCGGTCAGCTTCGAGGCCTTTGAGAACGATGCGCCCGTTCCCGGGGTGCGCGCCGAGAATTTCCAGCTCACCCTTGGCGAGAACCAGGCCCTGCCCGAGTTCGAGGCCCTGGTGAAGACCATTCCGGCCGGCGGCGAGGGCCAGGGCGAAATGACCTTCCCGGTGGACTTCATCAACTCCGGTCTGGCCGGCAAGACCGTGCTCATGAAGATCGCCGTGCACGTCATCAAGGAAAAGAAGCTGCCGCCCTTGGACGACGTCATGGCCCAGAAGGCGGGGAATTTCGAGAGCCTGGACAAGATGCGCGAGGCCATCGTCCATTCCTACAAGAAGTCCCGCCAGGACCTGCACAAGGCCGATGCCCAGAAAAAGCTTCTGGACGGCATTCTGGCCAAACTCGACTTCCCCCTGCCGCCGAGCCTGGTGGAAACCAATCTGGGCCAGCTCGTCGAGGATT
Proteins encoded:
- a CDS encoding response regulator, producing the protein MLTCVASFDQCGEPTTLRILVVEDDPNHRKLARQVLEDYGHEVTDADDGVEALAFLASRDFDLVVLDMRLPGMDGREFIRHVRHSKREYADIPIIVMTGYGLGQHRDLFKRYDIRDYLDKPYDSDLLLDRVHHYHSRA
- the icd gene encoding NADP-dependent isocitrate dehydrogenase; this translates as MNVPGVPLMQKTVYFIEGDGIGPEVWRAARPVIDAAATAAYGTSRSLAWTELLAGEKAYKETGEYLPQATLDALATAELAMKGPLGTPVGGGIRSLNVTLRQVLDLYACIRPIRYFGGIESPVKHPEKVDMIIFRENTEDVYAGIEYAAGTPQARKLLEFLRDELGAKVDTAAGVGIKPMTEAGCKRLVRKALKHAVDAGRPSVTLVHKGNIMKFTEGAFRAWGYEVAKTEFGEKTMTEDEAAAGGDKPIVIKDRIADNMFQVALMEPEKYSVIATTNLNGDYISDALAAQVGGLGLAPGVNMSDTLAFFEATHGTAPRIAGKDMANPGSLILCGAMLFEHLGWNEAADRIYGAVNKVLASRQVTVDLAGQMPGATVVGCARFGELLGEKM
- a CDS encoding hydantoinase/oxoprolinase family protein, encoding MLVVGVDTGGTFTDLIVHAGEGEAGRFVAVKVPSTPDDPARAILEGLERLKDMGLPVPDRVVHGSTVATNAVLERKGAKTALVATRGFSDVIAIGRQNRTDLYDPAYRRAPCIVPDALRFEAPGRVLADKSRREILSSDAARTIAARVAASGAESVAVCLLFSFLDPADERLLGRELAARGLAVSLSHEIMREFREFERTSTTAVNAYVSPLMARYLTRLHGGLGKNAGLCVMQSSGGIITASTAMRQSVRTILSGPAGGVTAAMAVARETGYDRLITFDMGGTSTDVALLDKSPVMTTETVVSGYPVTIPMIDIHTVGAGGGSLAAFDAAGALTVGPRSAGADPGPACYGRGEGLTVTDANLVLGRIVPEMFLGGGMPLFPDRAMKLMTDMAALRGMDALELAEGIVAVAEAAMERAIRVISVERGHDPAEFALVCFGGAGGLHAVSLARSLGMRRVVVPPHPGLFSALGMLLADISRDFSATVMLEWDQASAEVIEARFSAMEERAGRELETEGAAPGDVELERSVDMRYRGQSFELNVPFCPDMVAAFNDLHEKTYGYKTPGRPVQCVTLRVRATARTDKPGLPRDDALPGQGLSPPVEGQRAIFHQGRHLSCALYARNRFVPGHAFAGPAVVAEDSATSYLPPGTSALVDALGNLVIDTGERP
- a CDS encoding hydantoinase B/oxoprolinase family protein; the protein is MTDPRDPLVLDVFRNRFAAVAEEMGVTLMRTAYSPNIKERRDYSCAVFDAAGDMVAQAAHIPVHLGAMPLSVKAVLAEKTFAPGDMVMVNDPFRGGTHLPDITLVAPVFADGDRPVFYVANRAHHSDVGGMAAGSMPLSTSLFQEGIVIPPVTVVRGGVMDRELMDFFLANVRTPVEREGDFAAQIMANLTGAKRLSEMIERFGRERTAHQAARLLDHAEALARAAIREVPDGVHEACDLLDDDGAGGADIAVRLRLTIRGDGMEFDFTGSDPQAAGCVNATRAIAVSCVLYAVRCLVAKDVPVNAGLTRPIHIVTRPGSIVDAAFPAAVAGGNVETSQRLVDVIFLAMSQALPGKVPAASQGTMNNVAVGGVDARTGAPFAYYETLAGGMGAGAAGPGESAVHSHMTNTLNTPVEALEYAYPLVVREYGLRRGSGGEGRHPGGDGLCRELEFLSPAEVTVLSERRRHPPYGLSGGAPGATGRNVLIHDGEARELPGKCHFTAVKGDRLRVETPGGGGYGEKHYLVYSENKLSRCD
- a CDS encoding DUF5677 domain-containing protein, with product MPDKNNLTINSAIQSYKTAIGYILKDCTFDITSEHIKIDKYLLILFTRIITLSDAILNNISNSIYCAIQPLLRILIEAHIQFINLTKDINKTKQIDYEACNRTLQLLISLEEIDEYAEYIDQDKHNAKKSELKKLLEDLKKYKSNIEKKFDTIGLTPLYSALYRPLSLHVHNNLRALESLHLVTKDNSSVIVPFKSLHIDEMMSYIFTALKIMTSDAIILNLYFDSRLFPSLPEALSEFEKFQQFYFNKFPPSKDIP
- a CDS encoding sulfite exporter TauE/SafE family protein yields the protein MFSYLLYPLFGAVAGIIAGLLGVGGGIVVVPVLVFLFTTQGFPPEFVMKMALGTSLASIMFTSISSFRAHHRRGAVHWDIVKAITPGILIGTFGGTYLAAALSGTFLTAFFACFLYYVAIQMLLNLKPKPSRTLPGTAGMLGMGGFIGVISSLVGIGGGTLSVPFMTWCNLPMHHAIGTSAAIGFPIAVAGTVGYIVNGWSVAGLPAPSLGFVSIPALIGIAVFSMLTAPFGARLAHKLPVPVLKKIFAVFLIATATKMMWGVIF
- the tig gene encoding trigger factor, producing the protein MEYNVIAVSPVKTKVEVKVPAEEANAALSATVAIYRQKADFKGFRKGKVPSSVVESRFRKEIVGEATNDLMNVHINEIMAELKKSPFSRIDVDAGELAKGEAFAYTFEFEHAAAFDLPPYIGLEVEEEEVEVSESDIEAVIQRIRGNLADLTPLADNRPAKDGEVVSVSFEAFENDAPVPGVRAENFQLTLGENQALPEFEALVKTIPAGGEGQGEMTFPVDFINSGLAGKTVLMKIAVHVIKEKKLPPLDDVMAQKAGNFESLDKMREAIVHSYKKSRQDLHKADAQKKLLDGILAKLDFPLPPSLVETNLGQLVEDFVERLERRGKSLESTGKTLQGLREELAPQAESIARTQIFLMSVAGAEGLEVEPREMDAYFNQLSQKTGQDVLSLKQYYEQQNLVIPVRDKLLADKAVELIYSKANVKKTPPAGAAPVQESEADTQ